One genomic window of Halovivax cerinus includes the following:
- the cas4 gene encoding CRISPR-associated protein Cas4 encodes MSESPSYSKKDRIDDLIERERNPHREPPVRITGLMVQYYHVCRRELWFMSRGIDIDRSTPNIQRGTHTDETSYRDSRRSFTIDGRIALDVLDDGDVMEVKVSSSLEKPPRMQLLYYLWYLDRIHGVEKSGVLAYPRERSREQVELTEDTAISVEETLDGIIDVVESDSPPPLEKKPYCDSCLYQDICWL; translated from the coding sequence ATGAGTGAAAGTCCCAGTTATTCGAAGAAGGACCGGATCGACGATCTCATCGAACGCGAGCGGAATCCCCACCGTGAGCCACCCGTCCGGATCACCGGGTTGATGGTCCAGTACTACCACGTTTGCCGGCGGGAACTCTGGTTCATGTCCAGAGGCATCGATATCGATCGAAGCACGCCGAATATCCAGCGCGGGACACACACGGACGAGACGAGCTACCGGGATAGCCGACGGTCGTTCACGATCGACGGTCGAATCGCCCTGGACGTACTCGATGACGGCGACGTGATGGAGGTGAAGGTCTCCTCGTCGTTGGAAAAACCGCCACGAATGCAACTGTTGTACTACCTCTGGTATCTGGACCGGATTCACGGCGTCGAGAAGTCCGGTGTATTGGCGTATCCGCGTGAACGATCTCGCGAGCAGGTAGAGTTGACCGAGGACACCGCCATCAGCGTTGAGGAAACCCTCGACGGAATTATCGATGTCGTCGAGTCCGATAGTCCACCGCCCCTCGAGAAGAAACCGTACTGCGACTCGTGTCTCTACCAGGACATCTGCTGGTTGTGA
- the cas1b gene encoding type I-B CRISPR-associated endonuclease Cas1b, whose protein sequence is MPQDNHHIFADGELSRSEDTLRIDTLEGETKYLPVESVGTIYLHGQIDFNTRALGLLNEHGTAVHVFGWKDYYKGSYLPKRQHQSGNTIVEQVRAYDDHERRMRIARSMIEASIHNMRANLKYYHTRDHDFGSEIQTLNQQRKRVGSVSDIEELLGVEATARKAYYACFDDILRDPFELTRREYNPPSNEANALVSFLNAMVYTTCVSAIRNTALDPTVGYVHQPGDRRFTLSLDLADIFKPILADRVMFRVVNRQQLGIDDFESELEGCLLSEDGRLTVLEVYEEMLDQTVEHPRLKRKVSYKTLVQTDVYSLKKHVLTGEPYRPTERWW, encoded by the coding sequence ATGCCACAGGATAACCACCACATCTTCGCCGACGGCGAACTGTCCCGCAGTGAAGACACGCTCAGGATCGATACCCTCGAAGGCGAAACGAAGTATCTCCCGGTCGAGAGCGTCGGAACGATCTACCTGCACGGCCAGATCGACTTCAACACCCGGGCTCTCGGGTTGCTCAACGAACACGGGACGGCGGTTCACGTCTTCGGCTGGAAGGATTACTACAAAGGGTCCTATCTGCCGAAGCGACAGCACCAGTCCGGAAACACGATCGTCGAACAGGTCCGTGCATACGATGACCACGAACGTCGTATGCGGATTGCCCGATCGATGATCGAGGCGAGTATCCACAATATGCGTGCGAATCTCAAGTACTACCATACTCGAGACCACGACTTTGGCAGTGAAATTCAGACGCTCAACCAACAACGAAAGCGGGTAGGCTCCGTCAGCGACATCGAGGAACTCCTCGGTGTCGAGGCGACGGCGCGTAAAGCGTACTACGCCTGTTTCGACGATATTCTCAGAGATCCGTTCGAGCTGACGCGAAGGGAGTACAATCCACCGTCGAACGAAGCCAATGCCCTCGTTTCGTTTCTCAATGCAATGGTCTACACGACCTGCGTCTCGGCGATTCGAAATACTGCGCTCGATCCCACCGTCGGCTACGTTCACCAACCCGGAGATAGACGGTTCACCCTGTCGTTAGATTTGGCAGACATATTCAAACCAATTCTTGCAGACCGAGTGATGTTCAGAGTGGTCAACCGGCAGCAGTTAGGGATTGACGACTTCGAAAGCGAACTCGAGGGGTGCCTATTGAGCGAGGACGGTCGGTTGACTGTGCTGGAAGTCTACGAAGAAATGCTCGATCAAACCGTGGAGCATCCGAGATTGAAACGAAAGGTGAGTTACAAGACGCTAGTCCAGACCGACGTGTATTCGCTAAAGAAACACGTCCTCACCGGCGAACCGTACCGGCCCACGGAGCGGTGGTGGTGA
- the cas2 gene encoding CRISPR-associated endonuclease Cas2 encodes MFVLVTYDVPAERTRIYRKLLRKHLEHIQYSVFYGDITEGQLVTIQNEIHNVLDTDDSVYIFESNVSASVECTVLGDADEPGSKFT; translated from the coding sequence GTGTTCGTCCTCGTCACATACGACGTGCCAGCCGAACGGACGCGTATTTACCGAAAGCTTCTGCGAAAACATCTGGAACACATCCAGTACTCCGTATTCTATGGCGACATCACGGAGGGACAACTCGTCACGATCCAAAATGAGATACACAACGTCCTCGACACAGACGATTCAGTCTACATCTTCGAGTCTAACGTATCTGCCTCAGTTGAGTGCACTGTCCTCGGTGACGCAGACGAACCAGGAAGTAAGTTCACATAG
- a CDS encoding iron-sulfur cluster assembly scaffold protein: MGTGSDMYRQQILDHYKNPRNYGELEDPTFSHVGENPMCGDEIRMDVALTEDDGETVVERVAFSGDGCAISQASASLLSEALPGTTVDDLLEMDRDDVTDLLGVDISPMRIKCAVLAEKVAQDGVEIYRGELDAETTTIEDQDDGDD; the protein is encoded by the coding sequence ATGGGAACCGGCTCGGACATGTACCGACAGCAGATCCTCGACCACTACAAGAACCCGCGTAACTACGGGGAACTCGAGGATCCCACGTTCAGCCACGTCGGCGAGAATCCGATGTGCGGCGACGAGATCCGGATGGACGTCGCCCTCACCGAAGACGACGGCGAGACGGTCGTCGAACGGGTCGCGTTCAGCGGCGACGGGTGTGCGATCAGCCAGGCCTCGGCGAGCCTCCTCTCCGAAGCACTCCCGGGCACCACCGTCGACGACCTCCTGGAGATGGACCGCGACGACGTCACCGACCTGCTCGGCGTCGACATCTCGCCGATGCGCATCAAGTGCGCCGTCCTCGCCGAGAAGGTCGCCCAGGACGGCGTCGAGATCTACCGCGGCGAACTCGACGCCGAGACCACGACGATCGAAGACCAGGACGACGGCGACGACTAA